Proteins from a genomic interval of Lycium ferocissimum isolate CSIRO_LF1 chromosome 2, AGI_CSIRO_Lferr_CH_V1, whole genome shotgun sequence:
- the LOC132046263 gene encoding G-type lectin S-receptor-like serine/threonine-protein kinase At4g27290 produces the protein MAAMLYWLFTICHLLISTTSYASCVASTDTLFPNQFLWDGQTLVSSNQRFEMGFFSPFFGYRYLGLWYKNLGPNVVWVGNRFNPLGIGARLVIDKTGCIFLQDFFKTVRIFKPNQNVPRPVLQLLDSGNLVFGDSSNLTAGEYLWQSFDYPVDTLLPGMKVGWDQKTGINRTIISGDYLFKLESGDSGQSPQLVLVTKQQTVSRWGPWDGQKFSGSDALMDNDNFRPIFNSTTDACYFTFEAKDDSTLKLSLNPDGKIQFLRWNNATMVWAVVGILNKDICDQYRTCGPNGVCIVEDPPCLCPDGFIAASPGDWDKMDFTKGCRRIIPLNYTDKDVFVKNRGLKLPDNATYWGMLSPEECGEKCLNERSCMAYTNININENSSKCLVWLADLLDMRRPQKSGNDIFIRMAHGKLEAPVSHGRGKTKRKWEWIVLVSLISVAALLILSTYKVLCQAMRTEVLDEPEINQPGNSPGALLQGTDVIAYDSSALAAATNNFSLANKIGHGGFGNVYKGLLETGIEIAVKKQDVTSRQGVKEFENEVNLIAKLQHRNLTKLLGYCIHGVEKFLVYEFMANNSLDKVIFDPARRVTVTWPTRFNIIKGIAKGLVYLHHDSRLTILHRDLKASNVLLDREMMPKISDFGLARVFNDDVEEKTQHVVGTRGYMSPEYIENGHYSTKSDVFSFGILVLEIVSGQRNWGYRHPIYDVGLVGYAWTIWNDGKAIELLDPVIEKPGDLNEVLACIHVGLLCCERRAQDRPSMIQVVSLLEENEMSRLNFVPLDPYFLKELSHSGRSRDSVNGFTITESTAR, from the exons ATGGCTGCGATGCTTTATTGGCTATTCACTATTTGTCATCTGCTTATCTCCACAACCTCATATGCAAGTTGTGTTGCTTCTACTGATACTTTGTTCCCAAATCAATTCCTTTGGGACGGCCAGACTTTAGTTTCGTCCAACCAAAGATTTGAAATGGGATTTTTTAGTCCATTTTTTGGATACAGGTACCTGGGATTGTGGTACAAGAATTTGGGGCCAAATGTAGTATGGGTTGGCAATAGATTCAATCCACTTGGAATTGGTGCGAGGCTTGTAATCGATAAAACGGGATGCATTTTTCtccaagatttttttaaaaccgtACGTATTTTTAAGCCAAACCAGAATGTTCCCAGGCCAGTTCTGCAGCTCCTGGATTCAGGTAATCTTGTGTTTGGAGATTCTAGCAATCTGACAGCTGGAGAGTACCTGTGGCAAAGCTTCGATTACCCAGTTGATACATTGTTACCAGGAATGAAGGTCGGTTGGGACCAGAAAACTGGTATTAACCGAACCATAATTTCAGGTGATTATTTGTTCAAGTTAGAGTCAGGTGACTCGGGTCAGTCACCCCAACTTGTTCTTGTGACAAAACAGCAAACAGTTTCAAGGTGGGGTCCTTGGGATGGACAAAAATTCAGTGGCAGTGATGCCCTCATGGACAACGACAACTTCAGACCAATATTTAACTCCACCACTGATGCGTGTTATTTCACATTCGAAGCCAAGGATGACTCGACATTGAAACTGTCACTGAATCCAGATGGTAAGATACAGTTCCTCAGATGGAATAATGCTACCATGGTCTGGGCTGTAGTGGGGATACTGAATAAGGACATATGTGACCAGTATAGGACTTGTGGGCCTAATGGGGTTTGTATTGTTGAAGATCCACCCTGCTTGTGTCCTGATGGTTTCATAGCAGCATCACCAGGTGACTGGGACAAGATGGATTTTACCAAAGGATGTAGGAGAATCATCCCACTTAACTATACTGACAAAGACGTGTTTGTGAAGAATCGTGGACTGAAGTTGCCTGATAATGCAACTTACTGGGGAATGTTGTCCCCCGAGGAGTGTGGAGAGAAGTGCTTGAATGAAAGATCATGTATGGCTTATACTAACATCAATATTAACGAAAACAGCAGCAAGTGTCTCGTTTGGTTGGCTGATTTACTTGATATGAGACGTCCACAGAAATCTGGGAACGACATTTTTATACGGATGGCGCACGGTAAACTAG AAGCACCTGTTTCCCATGGGAGAGGGAAAACGAAAAGGAAATGGGAATGGATAGTATTGGTTTCTTTAATTTCAGTTGCGGCACTGCTTATCTTGTCTACATATAAGGTTCTATGTCAAGCAATGAGGACAGAGGTGCTAG ATGAACCAGAGATCAATCAGCCGGGAAATTCTCCAGGAGCTTTGCTGCAGGGCACGGATGTCATTGCATATGATTCCAGTGCTCTAGCTGCAGCCACTAACAATTTCTCGCTGGCTAATAAGATAGGGCATGGTGGCTTTGGCAATGTCTATAAG GGGCTACTAGAGACTGGAATAGAAATAGCAGTGAAGAAGCAGGATGTGACTTCACGTCAAGGAGTTAAAGAATTTGAAAATGAAGTCAACTTAATAGCAAAGCTTCAGCATCGTAACCTAACCAAGTTGTTGGGATACTGCATTCATGGAGTAGAAAAATTTCTTGTCTATGAGTTTATGGCAAATAATAGCCTAGACAAGGTCATATTTG ATCCTGCAAGAAGGGTTACAGTAACATGGCCAACACGCTTTAACATTATAAAAGGAATCGCAAAAGGATTAGTTTACTTGCATCACGACTCGAGGTTGACAATACTCCACCGGGACTTAAAAGCCAGCAATGTCTTGCTAGACAGAGAGATGATGCCCAAAATATCTGACTTTGGGTTGGCAAGGGTATTCAATGATGATGTTGAAGAAAAGACTCAGCATGTAGTTGGAACGCG TGGTTATATGTCTCCTGAATATATAGAAAATGGACATTATTCAACAAAATCAGATGTGTTTAGTTTTGGAATCTTGGTATTGGAGATTGTGAGTGGCCAAAGGAATTGGGGTTATCGGCACCCAATCTATGATGTTGGCCTAGTAGGCTAT GCTTGGACAATTTGGAATGATGGGAAGGCCATAGAACTACTGGATCCAGTGATTGAAAAACCAGGTGATTTGAATGAAGTTTTAGCATGCATTCATGTTGGCCTCTTGTGTTGTGAACGGCGTGCCCAAGACAGACCTTCAATGATTCAGGTGGTTTCCTTACTCGAGGAGAATGAAATGTCAAGGTTGAATTTTGTGCCCCTCGATCCTTACTTCTTGAAGGAGTTGAGTCACAGTGGCAGGAGTCGCGACAGTGTGAATGGTTTCACTATTACTGAATCTACCGcaagataa
- the LOC132046260 gene encoding receptor-like serine/threonine-protein kinase SD1-8: MRNNNTKDHNFHQFYFFLLISHFFLPILAIQTDTITPTNPLTKDQTLISAGQLFELGFFTPGGANSDKWYVGIWYKEIGEDKTIVWVANRANPLSSSSTSVLKITKTGTVLLVDGQTGNSVWSSDQTPTTNVVAQLLDSGNFVVRPENDETEQSYTWQSFDYPTDTLLPGMKLGWDSKTGLNRNITSWKTSIDPAPGDYTFKINTNGLPEAFLTDKQEIKYRSGAWNGLRFSGVPEMKPTDIITFEFQFKSDEIYYMFELHNKTLYSRLLVNHSGLLERYTWIPTNSMWNRFWYAPKDQCDGYKECGVSGICDTNNSPVCKCMVGYKPKNQVAWNLRDGSGGCVRFHKLDCETDDFNELKNMKLPDTTSSFVDKNMDLDECEDMCRKNCSCMGYTNSNITGNGSGCVIWTTELVDMRQYAVAGGGQVLYVRVASSDAVQSGGVGSGNSSGKTKKIAIAAGITIGIALVLFGVTLCFLSKRRKYQRSIYQRSIRTKSGNKGTSERSQELLMNAAIIPSKREFSGETSTEEFELPLFDFGTLAMATDNFSDATKLGQGGFGCVYKAMLVEGQEVAVKRLSKNSGQGVEEFKNELRLIARLQHRNLVRLLGCCVDMEEKMLIYEYLENKSLDSILFNKQKSSLLNWQRRFNIICGIARGLLYLHQDSRFRIIHRDLKASNILLDKDLTPKISDFGMARIFGGDETEGNTKRVVGTYGYMSPEYAMDGLFSVKSDVFSFGVLVLEIVTGKKNRGFYYQNNQLNLLGHAWRLWKEGKGSELLDPSVAESFSPSEVMRCIQVGLLCVQEQADDRPKMDTVVLMLGSESTSLPQPKNPGFCLGRRPVDSDSYSTNYEETCTVNEVTVTMIDGR, from the exons ATGAGAAACAATAACACCAAAGATCACAACTTTCACCAATTCTACTTCTTCCTTCTGatttctcacttttttcttccaattctTGCTATACAAACTGATACAATCACCCCAACAAACCCTTTAACCAAAGATCAAACATTAATATCTGCCGGACAACTCTTTGAATTAGGCTTTTTTACTCCAGGCGGTGCAAATTCAGACAAATGGTATGTTGGAATTTGGTACAAAGAAATAGGAGAAGACAAGACTATTGTTTGGGTAGCAAACAGAGCTAACCCTCTTTCAAGCTCATCAACATCAGTCCTGAAAATTACGAAAACTGGCACCGTTCTTCTGGTCGATGGTCAAACTGGGAATTCCGTTTGGTCTTCGGACCAAACTCCGACAACCAACGTAGTAGCCCAACTCCTAGATTCCGGGAACTTTGTCGTTCGACCGGAAAACGATGAAACAGAACAGAGTTACACGTGGCAGAGCTTTGATTATCCAACAGACACTTTATTACCTGGAATGAAACTTGGGTGGGATTCAAAAACAGGGCTGAACAGAAACATAACGTCATGGAAGACATCAATTGATCCAGCTCCTGGAGATTACACTTTCAAGATTAACACTAATGGTTTACCAGAAGCTTTCTTAACGGATAAACAAGAAATCAAATACCGGAGTGGTGCTTGGAATGGACTTAGATTCAGCGGGGTCCCTGAAATGAAGCCAACTGATATTATAACATTTGAATTTCAGTTCAAATCAGACGAAATATATTACATGTTTGAGTTACATAACAAGACATTGTATTCCAGGTTGTTGGTGAATCATAGCGGTCTTCTTGAAAGATACACGTGGATTCCAACAAACAGTATGTGGAATCGATTCTGGTATGCACCAAAAGATCAATGTGATGGTTATAAAGAGTGTGGGGTATCTGGAATTTGTGATACAAATAATTCACCAGTATGTAAGTGTATGGTAGGTTACAAGCCTAAAAATCAAGTGGCATGGAATTTGAGAGATGGGTCTGGTGGGTGTGTTCGGTTTCATAAATTGGACTGTGAAACTGATGATTTTAACGAGTTGAAAAACATGAAGTTGCCAGATACAACGAGTTCTTTTGTGGATAAAAATATGGACTTAGATGAATGTGAAGATATGTGTAGGAAGAATTGTTCTTGTATGGGGTATACAAATTCGAATATTACAGGAAATGGGTCGGGTTGTGTGATATGGACCACTGAACTTGTTGATATGAGGCAATATGCGGTGGCGGGAGGTGGTCAAGTTCTTTACGTTAGGGTGGCTTCTTCTGACGCAG TGCAAAGTGGAGGTGTGGGATCTGGAAACAGTTCTGgcaagacaaaaaaaattgcaatAGCTGCTGGGATTACAATTGGTATAGCTCTTGTGCTATTTGGAGTAACCCTTTGCTTCTTATCAAAGAGAAGAAAGTATCAACGTTCAATCTATCAACGTTCAATCCGAACTAAGTCTGGAAACAAAG GAACTAGCGAACGAAGTCAAGAACTTCTAATGAATGCAGCTATTATTCCAAGTAAAAGAGAATTTTCCGGTGAAACTTCAACGGAGGAGTTTGAATTGCCATTATTTGATTTTGGCACCCTAGCTATGGCTACAGACAATTTTTCTGATGCTACTAAGTTAGGACAAGGTGGTTTTGGTTGTGTTTACAAG GCAATGCTGGTTGAAGGTCAAGAAGTAGCAGTCAAAAGGCTCTCAAAGAACTCTGGCCAAGGAGTCGAGGAATTTAAGAACGAGCTAAGATTGATTGCCAGGCTACAGCACAGAAATCTAGTCCGGCTGCTTGGTTGCTGTGTCGATATGGAAGAGAAGATGCTAATCTACGAATACCTGGAAAATAAAAGTTTAGATTCAATTTTGTTCA ATAAACAAAAAAGCTCGCTGCTCAACTGGCAAAGGCGGTTCAATATTATTTGCGGGATTGCTCGGGGGCTTCTATACCTTCACCAAGATTCAAGATTTAGGATCATCCATAGAGACCTTAAAGCAAGCAATATTCTCCTTGATAAAGATTTGACCCCGAAAATATCAGATTTTGGCATGGCAAGAATTTTTGGCGGGGATGAGACCGAAGGAAATACAAAGAGAGTCGTTGGAACCTA CGGTTATATGTCTCCAGAATATGCAATGGATGGCCTCTTCTCTGTTAAATCTGATGTGTTCAGCTTTGGGGTTTTGGTGTTAGAAATAGTAACCGGGAAGAAGAACAGGGGATTCTATTATCAAAATAACCAACTCAACCTTCTTGGACAT GCATGGAGACTATGGAAAGAAGGGAAGGGCTCAGAGCTACTGGATCCATCTGTTGCAGAATCGTTTTCTCCATCTGAAGTAATGAGGTGCATACAGGTTGGACTATTGTGTGTCCAGGAGCAAGCAGATGACAGACCAAAAATGGATACTGTGGTTTTGATGTTAGGCAGCGAAAGCACATCACTACCTCAGCCTAAAAACCCGGGATTTTGTCTCGGAAGAAGACCTGTTGATTCTGATTCATATTCAACTAATTATGAAGAAACTTGCACTGTCAATGAAGTTACAGTTACCATGATAGATGGCCGGTAG